In one window of Gossypium arboreum isolate Shixiya-1 chromosome 4, ASM2569848v2, whole genome shotgun sequence DNA:
- the LOC108458354 gene encoding F-box protein CPR1-like, with protein sequence MEVIGDLPRELFLEILLRLPAESLMRCKYVCKYWHSIITNPKFIQLHLNYNYNNNVCVLLKRCLVTCLGQKENLLSLVCGNGFSFVNLDVDLSLYRKEPCLQLLGHCDGIICLSNYRDYILLCNPATRESMLLPESRLPCYHSIRSLISQTTGLGFGYDAKSHCFKVVRIVSYWEELRGSNLPHFSRVEVYSTGTDSWKEINVTVPAHVRYSPCFETYFNGAFHWYAMDDNGNEVILSFNMGNEEFQVIPMPSFISKHDHSICSSLLVWNDCIALVIYPERGIEKSFEIFVMKEYGVKESWTNVLTIGPLTRVERPLVFRKNDEILMEGSHGQMMSYNLRNKEVKDLQIYGIPKSFSTLAYVNSLVSVEGGNQMLDQRDNTDFGW encoded by the exons ATGGAGGTCATCGGTGATCTACCGAGGGAATTGTTCCTCGAAATTCTCTTACGGTTGCCGGCCGAATCTTTGATGCGATGCAAGTATGTTTGCAAATATTGGCATTCCATCATTACCAATCCTAAATTCATCCAACTTCACCTCAACTACAACTATAATAACAATGTATGCGTCCTTCTCAAGCGCTGCCTCGTCACATGTTTAGGACAGAAAGAGAACTTGTTGTCATTGGTCTGCGGGAATGGGTTTTCTTTTGTAAATTTAGATGTCGATCTGTCCTTGTATAGGAAGGAGCCATGTTTACAGCTTTTAGGTCATTGTGATGGCATTATTTGCTTATCAAACTACAGAGATTACATACTTCTTTGTAACCCTGCAACTAGGGAGTCCATGTTGCTCCCTGAGTCCCGTCTCCCTTGTTATCACTCGATCCGAAGCTTGATATCTCAAACCACCGGGTTGGGGTTCGGTTATGATGCTAAGAGCCATTGCTTCAAGGTTGTTAGGATTGTTTCGTATTGGGAGGAGCTAAGAGGGAGTAACTTACCCCATTTTTCCAGGGTTGAAGTATACTCCACGGGAACGGATTCTTGGAAAGAAATCAACGTTACCGTCCCTGCACATGTCCGATATTCCCCGTGTTTCGAGACGTACTTTAATGGAGCATTCCATTGGTATGCCATGGATGATAACGGAAATGAAGTCATCCTTTCATTCAACATGGGAAACGAGGAGTTCCAAGTAATACCAATGCCGAGTTTCATCTCCAAGCATGATCATTCAATTTGCAGTAGTCTTTTAGTGTGGAACGATTGCATTGCTCTGGTAATCTACCCAGAAAGAGGGATCGAAAAATCGTTCGAGATATTTGTGATGAAGGAATATGGAGTGAAGGAATCTTGGACAAACGTATTAACGATCGGACCCCTTACAAGAGTGGAGAGACCTTTGGTATTTCGGAAAAATGATGAGATTCTCATGGAGGGATCCCATGGACAAATGATGTCTTATAACCTTAGGAACAAAGAAGTCAAGGATCTTCAGATTTATGGGATTCCAAAGTCATTTTCAACTCTTGCATACGTTAATAGCCTTGTTTCAGTCGAAGGAGGAAATCAAATGCTTGATCAAAGAGATAATACAG ATTTTGGTTGGTGA
- the LOC108460316 gene encoding pentatricopeptide repeat-containing protein At2g03380, mitochondrial-like, translating into MILFLLKIPSLLQKTNPIPSFNSQYLFLYHSTSHKVEKFASLLENCKDFVTLSKLHACIFTNGICQSTFISSKLLTCYQKFGSSLESRWVFDGVIKSNIFPRNSVLVGCFRSGQYGEVLRLYLKLKQKKIGLDCSAITFTLKSCAELGSFGFGKGVHLDVLKFGLSKDGFVGSSLIGLYSKNGDMVGASKVFDEITERDVVVYTSMITGYALVGGHITYKAFEFTCLMQKEGIDPNRVTMVSLLQAAAELEALEEGRSIHGYAIRRGIGCSDEVFETSLMDMYVKCKVPTMAACIFGRMKMKTTVSWNAMITGYLNMGQPLEALGHFCKMVHENVFPDLIGLANGILLCADLKYLQEGKTIHGRIIRIDYELDLIATTALVDMYSKCNDFTRARKLFDVVEKRDVILYNVMMAGYLQNGFATETVDLFIEMVGSGLKPNLGSILNVLSALSEMKNVRGGRSLHGYILKHEFRMNTEVANQIVYMYARCGCIYDARQVFNGIRYKDLISWTSMMMGYIYHANPEEAILLFRMMKREKLNHDSVTLISLLQAFLKLGHLSLAKEVHCHSYRTRLDHETLVINSLITTYAKLGNLNMARNLFEHTNRGCVTSWNTMIAAYGMHGNCKEVLRLFDRMRSEMIKPDDMTFSSILTACSHSGMVEEGLRVFNCMREDYRIIPCEAHYGCIIDLLSRAGRFEEAYELLKLLPARQSASAMAAMLAACRIHGNTELGEVIGHWLLGLEPESPSVYNLVSNLYAESGKWDEAARTRNMAKMRGLKKAAGYSQIELNPRASTM; encoded by the coding sequence ATGATTCTTTTTTTACTGAAAATTCCTTCACTTCTCCAGAAAACCAACCCAATCCCCTCTTTTAATTCTCAATATTTATTCCTTTATCATTCAACTAGCCATAAAGTAGAAAAATTTGCTTCTCTATTGGAGAATTGTAAAGATTTTGTTACTTTGAGCAAGCTCCATGCTTGTattttcactaatgggatttgtCAAAGTACATTTATAAGCTCAAAGCTTCTAACTTGCTATCAAAAGTTTGGATCCTCACTTGAATCAAGATGGGTATTTGATGGAGTTATCAAGAGCAATATCTTTCCTCGGAATTCAGTTCTCGTTGGATGTTTTAGAAGTGGTCAATATGGTGAAGTTCTTAGGCTGTATTTGAAATTGAAGCAAAAAAAGATTGGTTTAGATTGTTCAGCTATTACTTTTACTTTGAAGAGTTGTGCTGAATTGGGTAGTTTTGGATTTGGAAAAGGAGTTCATCTTGATGTTTTAAAGTTTGGGTTAAGTAAAGATGGATTTGTGGGTTCTTCACTTATAGGTTTGTATTCAAAGAATGGAGATATGGTTGGTGCTTCCAAAGTGTTCGATGAAATAACTGAAAGAGATGTTGTTGTATACACTTCGATGATAACTGGCTACGCACTAGTTGGCGGTCATATTACTTACAAGGCGTTTGAATTTACTTGTCTCATGCAGAAGGAGGGGATCGATCCTAACAGGGTGACAATGGTGAGTTTGCTGCAGGCAGCAGCCGAGTTGGAAGCACTGGAAGAAGGCAGGTCGATCCATGGATATGCTATTAGAAGAGGGATTGGTTGTTCAGATGAAGTATTTGAGACAAGTCTCAtggatatgtatgttaaatgcaAGGTCCCAACAATGGCGGCATGCATTTTTGGTAGAATGAAGATGAAGACCACTGTTTCTTGGAATGCTATGATAACTGGGTATCTTAATATGGGGCAGCCATTGGAAGCATTGGGACATTTTTGTAAGATGGTACATGAAAATGTTTTCCCAGATTTGATTGGCTTAGCCAATGGGATTTTGTTATGTGCTGATTTGAAGTATTTGCAAGAAGGAAAGACTATTCACGGTCGCATTATTCGGATAGATTACGAGCTTGATCTCATAGCTACCACTGCTTTGGTTGATATGTATTCCAAGTGCAATGATTTTACCCGGGCTAGGAAATTATTCGATGTAGTGGAGAAAAGAGATGTGATTTTATACAATGTCATGATGGCAGGTTATCTCCAAAATGGATTTGCTACCGAAACCGTGGACCTTTTTATTGAAATGGTTGGTTCCGGTCTTAAACCAAACCTAGGTTCTATCCTGAATGTACTTTCAGCATTGTCAGAGATGAAGAACGTAAGAGGAGGAAGGAGTCTTCATGGTTACATTTTGAAACATGAATTTCGTATGAATACCGAAGTTGCCAATCAAATTGTCTACATGTATGCTAGATGCGGTTGTATCTATGATGCAAGGCAAGTATTCAATGGGATACGATATAAGGACTTGATTTCATGGACGTCAATGATGATGGGTTATATCTACCATGCCAACCCCGAAGAAGCCATCCTATTGTTCCGaatgatgaaaagagaaaaactcAACCATGATTCCGTCACTCTGATAAGTTTACTCCAGGCATTCTTGAAGCTTGGACATCTAAGTCTAGCAAAGGAAGTTCACTGTCATTCATATCGAACTCGACTAGATCACGAAACACTAGTAATAAACTCCCTGATAACTACTTATGCCAAGTTGGGAAATCTAAATATGGCAAGAAATTTATTTGAGCACACCAATAGAGGGTGTGTGACATCATGGAACACAATGATTGCAGCATATGGGATGCATGGAAACTGCAAAGAAGTTCTCCGGCTATTTGACCGAATGCGAAGCGAGATGATCAAACCTGATGACATGACCTTCTCATCGATACTTACTGCTTGCAGTCACTCTGGCATGGTGGAAGAGGGTCTGCGAGTATTTAACTGCATGAGAGAAGACTACCGCATAATACCCTGTGAAGCACATTACGGATGCATAATAGATTTATTAAGCCGAGCAGGACGTTTCGAAGAAGCATACGAATTGCTTAAATTACTTCCAGCTAGACAAAGTGCATCAGCAATGGCTGCCATGTTGGCTGCTTGCAGAATCCATGGAAACACTGAACTGGGGGAGGTTATTGGGCACTGGCTTTTAGGTTTAGAACCAGAAAGCCCAAGTGTATATAATTTAGTGTCAAATTTATATGCAGAAAGTGGAAAATGGGATGAAGCAGCCAGAACAAGGAACATGGCAAAGATGAGGGGTTTGAAGAAGGCTGCTGGATATAGTCAGATAGAACTAAATCCGAGAGCTTCGACGATGTAA